In Candidatus Eisenbacteria bacterium, a single genomic region encodes these proteins:
- a CDS encoding response regulator produces the protein MSLAGVPETSTPASILVVDDDRRVVELLTIALNAYGFRVLQASDGEEALRLASRERPDLVVLDVRLPKRSGYEVCEVLRQDPEDPQLPIIMVSAAAETEARLQGLSRGADDYVAKPFSPKELIARIRRLLARSAESREARRRSRAAEHELGQAREEARRSHAELLDQQRMRDLADQFASDFHASLDSDALTRRLLIETQAQLGAGMVALLEADEAGGALRARAVRGDGASRIEPLSLEPQSELLALLAGLGRPVRRRDLDRFPELQAELRAFVAAGIAVIAPLRGPEGLMGLIVADERIDGAEVGAPRLEAMDVLCHTASLALRNAARSARQAEALLEALDALAGRESDPARNTAGEEAVLRLEPSTAALPSAVRRDVERAVRMAEWSAGESGSRALAGMAERDASGRVSRFARLITIARDLEATNAFEPEPYFDASVAIVRWGLAYVEHRVRGLAADAAHERASAAADHPVLDPLGGPARRARRPTSSPRPR, from the coding sequence GTGAGCCTGGCCGGCGTTCCCGAGACTTCCACACCCGCATCCATCCTGGTGGTCGACGATGACCGCCGCGTGGTCGAGCTGCTGACCATCGCGCTCAACGCCTACGGCTTCCGTGTGCTCCAGGCGAGCGACGGGGAAGAGGCGCTGCGGCTGGCTTCGCGGGAGCGCCCCGATCTCGTGGTGCTCGACGTGCGCCTGCCCAAGCGCAGCGGATACGAGGTGTGCGAGGTGCTCCGGCAGGACCCGGAGGATCCTCAGCTCCCGATCATCATGGTGTCGGCGGCGGCGGAAACCGAAGCCCGGCTCCAGGGATTGTCGCGTGGCGCCGACGACTACGTGGCGAAGCCCTTCTCGCCCAAGGAGCTCATCGCCCGCATCCGGCGCCTGCTGGCGCGCTCGGCCGAATCGCGTGAAGCGCGGCGCAGGAGTCGCGCCGCCGAGCACGAGCTCGGTCAGGCCAGGGAGGAGGCTCGCCGCAGCCACGCGGAGCTTCTGGATCAGCAACGGATGCGCGATCTCGCCGACCAGTTCGCGAGCGACTTCCATGCCTCGCTGGACAGCGATGCCCTGACCCGACGACTCCTGATCGAGACCCAGGCCCAGCTCGGGGCGGGCATGGTGGCGCTGCTCGAAGCCGATGAAGCCGGTGGCGCGCTGCGCGCTCGCGCCGTGCGCGGTGACGGGGCAAGCCGCATCGAGCCGCTCTCGCTCGAGCCGCAGAGCGAGCTGCTGGCGCTCCTCGCGGGGCTCGGCCGTCCGGTTCGCCGGCGTGACCTCGATCGTTTCCCCGAGCTCCAGGCCGAGCTGCGAGCGTTCGTCGCGGCCGGCATCGCGGTCATCGCCCCCCTGCGTGGACCGGAAGGACTGATGGGCCTGATCGTCGCCGACGAGCGCATCGACGGCGCCGAGGTGGGCGCCCCGCGGCTCGAAGCCATGGACGTGTTGTGTCACACGGCTTCGCTGGCCTTGCGCAACGCGGCTCGCTCCGCGCGTCAGGCCGAAGCGCTGCTGGAGGCGCTCGACGCGCTGGCTGGACGCGAGTCGGACCCGGCACGGAACACCGCCGGTGAAGAGGCGGTTCTTCGGCTGGAGCCCAGCACGGCGGCGCTTCCTTCCGCGGTGCGGCGCGACGTCGAGCGTGCCGTCCGGATGGCCGAGTGGAGCGCCGGCGAGAGCGGGTCCCGAGCGCTGGCCGGCATGGCGGAGCGCGACGCCAGCGGCCGGGTGTCACGCTTCGCCCGGCTGATCACGATCGCGCGCGATCTCGAGGCGACCAACGCCTTCGAACCGGAGCCCTACTTCGACGCCTCGGTGGCCATCGTGCGCTGGGGCCTGGCGTACGTCGAGCACCGCGTCCGTGGTCTGGCGGCCGACGCCGCGCACGAGCGCGCGTCTGCCGCCGCCGATCACCCCGTGCTCGACCCGCTCGGGGGGCCCGCGCGGCGCGCGCGGCGCCCTACTTCTTCTCCCCGACCCCGCTGA
- a CDS encoding LemA family protein, whose translation MKRGGLIVAVVVVVVLLGLVGQGCGAYNRLVTSRETVEQRWSQVDNQLQRRNDLITNLVETVRGVANQELAVFGEIANARAQMAGARTPEQQVEAGRAMDSALGRLLVVVENYPQLRSSDLFRQLMDELAGTENRLATERMRYNQQVQDYNIMVQRFPTNVYAGVLNFKQATYYQIPEGARAVPRVDFSGVGEKK comes from the coding sequence ATGAAACGAGGAGGCCTGATCGTCGCAGTCGTGGTGGTGGTGGTGCTTCTCGGCCTGGTCGGGCAGGGCTGCGGCGCTTACAACCGGCTGGTGACTTCCCGTGAGACGGTCGAGCAGCGCTGGTCGCAAGTCGACAATCAACTTCAGCGTCGCAACGACCTGATCACCAATCTCGTCGAGACGGTCCGCGGCGTGGCCAACCAGGAACTCGCCGTGTTCGGAGAAATTGCGAACGCGAGAGCCCAAATGGCGGGGGCGCGCACACCCGAGCAGCAGGTCGAAGCCGGCCGCGCGATGGATTCGGCGCTCGGACGGCTGCTGGTGGTGGTGGAGAACTACCCTCAGCTGCGGAGCAGCGATCTCTTTCGTCAGCTGATGGACGAGCTGGCGGGAACCGAGAACCGGCTGGCCACGGAGCGCATGCGCTATAACCAGCAAGTCCAGGATTACAACATCATGGTTCAGCGTTTCCCCACGAATGTCTACGCAGGGGTGCTGAACTTCAAGCAGGCCACCTACTATCAGATTCCGGAGGGCGCTCGCGCCGTGCCGCGCGTCGACTTCAGCGGGGTCGGGGAGAAGAAGTAG